The segment TTTTGCTCCTGCGCTGCAAGGAATCGATCAGATCTTTCTCATGTATCCTCCCGGCGGAAACCTTCGTTTCGAAAAGTTTCTGGAGGAAGCGAAAAACAGAGAAATTCAGCATATTACTTACCTTTCTGTAAAGGACGTCCAGTTCTTGCCGTTTATCCACCATTTTAAAAACGAAACGTTGATTAAAAAGCAAGGCATCCCTTACACTTTTATTCGGGCGGGCTATTTCATGCAAAACCTGAACGATTTTTTATGTATGGAACTAAAAGAGCGGCAGCGTATTTTTGTTCCTGCCGGCAAAGGAAAAACCAGTTTCGTCGATGTGCGTGATTTGGCGGAAATAACTTCTTTGTCCCTTCAAGATTCCCAGCAGCACCGCAACAAAGCTTATACCGTAACTGGCAGCGAAGCATTGGATTTCTTTGAAGTGGCAACCAAGATGACCAAAATATTGGGTAAACCCATCTCTTACACAAACCCGTCCACAAAGGAATTCAAAGAGCATATGCTCAGCTGTGGATTAGATAAAGCATTTATCAACGTGGTCATCGGCATCCACTTTCCTACAAAATTAGGACTCGCTAAAGGCATAAGCGCTGATTATGAAAAATTGACTGGCATGAAACCAACTAAAATAGAGACGTACATTAAAGATTATCAAAATGCTTGGATCTAAAAAGAGACTACTATTATTAAAGTGCTCAGACACAGCAAATTGAGTAGCACCAGAAAGTCTATAGAACGAAGTATAACTTTTGTGAAATTATATGTACCTAAAGAAGAAGTAAGAGGCTAATGATTAGGCCTCTTACTTTTTTAAATGTATTCTTTTTAGTTTAGTCACTTTGGTAAGGGATGAAATGCAAATCTCCAAATAAAAGCTGTTCAACAAGTACATTTAGGCATGCAGTATAAAGATTTTCAGACTTTACTTCATAAACGAAAGAAGATTTGCTTTCCTATTTTTTGCATATGAAGTCTCTTCAAGGGGTTTTTTGTCTTGGAAAAGTATACTTTTACAGACAAAAGGGAGAGCAGCCGCCGATTAAAGCAAATCTCCTCTCCTTTTGTATTCAAGCAGTTTCTGATTAGAGCCTTATATTATCATTTTAGGAATTTATCGGATGCCACTCCAGAACAGACGAATCTATGGAAAATACGGCTTATAATCGTCCTTCGAGTTCCTCAGTCTTATGAGATTTAGGTGGAGAAAGTAAATGGCATAAAAGAGCATAATATATAAAGAAGAACCCGAGGCCTAACAGCTTCTTCTCTTTCAACATCAGCGCAGCACCTTATACCAAATTTCCACTTGCTGGCTGGTTTCAATAACCTGGAGTTTCTCCAAACTGATTTCGAAATCATCCAACTGCTCAAACAGCCGAAGCCCTTTTCCGAGAAGAATCGGGGCAATCGCGATCTGCAGTTCTTCCACCATGCCTACTTTGAGCGCTTGCCGGAAAACATCTACTCCGAGAATCAGGACATCCTTTTCCACCGCTGCATCTCTGGCCTGCCGGATTGCACTTTCAACGCCGTCGGTGACAAAGGTGAACGTCAACTGTTCATTTTCCTTCGGATGCTTAGCCGGCGGATGGTGGGTCATAACAAAGATTGGCACTTGAAACTCATAGTCCACCGCATAGGAATCCGCTTCCGCCAAATCAAAAGTACGGCGTCCCAATATGACCGCTCCGGTCCTTGCCATGACGGCATTGATTTCTTTGTTCGGCTCAAA is part of the Planococcus shenhongbingii genome and harbors:
- a CDS encoding dihydrofolate reductase family protein, which encodes MAKVCFGMIMSLDGFVNDRDGEMGKLYASFEPNKEINAVMARTGAVILGRRTFDLAEADSYAVDYEFQVPIFVMTHHPPAKHPKENEQLTFTFVTDGVESAIRQARDAAVEKDVLILGVDVFRQALKVGMVEELQIAIAPILLGKGLRLFEQLDDFEISLEKLQVIETSQQVEIWYKVLR
- a CDS encoding SDR family oxidoreductase; this translates as MTVLVTGFTGKVGHEVAKNLKRKGIHIKCAARNVTKASNRYGDAYNFVQLDFADTATFAPALQGIDQIFLMYPPGGNLRFEKFLEEAKNREIQHITYLSVKDVQFLPFIHHFKNETLIKKQGIPYTFIRAGYFMQNLNDFLCMELKERQRIFVPAGKGKTSFVDVRDLAEITSLSLQDSQQHRNKAYTVTGSEALDFFEVATKMTKILGKPISYTNPSTKEFKEHMLSCGLDKAFINVVIGIHFPTKLGLAKGISADYEKLTGMKPTKIETYIKDYQNAWI